One window of Triticum dicoccoides isolate Atlit2015 ecotype Zavitan chromosome 5A, WEW_v2.0, whole genome shotgun sequence genomic DNA carries:
- the LOC119303316 gene encoding tubulin alpha-2 chain-like encodes MRECISIHIGQAGIQVGNACWELYCLEHGIQPDGQTNGDKTIGGGDDAFNTFFSETGAGKYVPRAVFVDLEPTVIDEVRTSAYRQLFHPEQLISGKEDAANNFARGHYTIGKEIVDLCLDRIRKLADNCTGLQGFLVFNAVGGGTGSGLGSLLLERLSVDYGKKSKLGFTVYPSPQVSTSVVEPYNSVLSTHSLLEHTDVSILLDNEAIYDICRRSLDIERPTYTNLNRLVSQVISSLTTSLRFDGALNVDVTEFQTNLVPYPRIHFMLSSYAPVISAEKAYHEQLSVSEITNSAFEPSSMMAKCDPRHGKYMACCLMYRGDVVPKDVNAAVATIKTKRTIQFVDWCPTGFKCGINYQPPTVVPGGDLAKVQRAVCMISNSTSVVEVFSRIDHKFDLMYAKRAFVHWYVGEGMEEGEFSEAREDLAALEKDYEEVGAEGGDDEDGEEDDDY; translated from the exons ATGAGGGAGTGCATCTCGATCCACATCGGGCAGGCCGGCATCCAGGTCGGCAACGCGTGCTGGGAACTTTACTGCCTCGAGCACGGCATCCAG CCTGATGGCCAGACGAACGGCGACAAGACCATCGGAGGTGGTGATGACGCCTTCAACACCTTCTTCAGCGAGACCGGAGCCGGCAAGTACGTGCCCCGTGCGGTCTTCGTCGATCTTGAGCCCACCGTGATTGACGAGGTCCGCACCAGCGCCTACCGCCAGCTCTTCCACCCCGAGCAGCTCATCAGCGGCAAGGAGGACGCCGCCAACAACTTCGCCCGTGGTCACTACACAA TTGGCAAGGAGATTGTGGATCTCTGCCTCGACCGCATCCGCAAGCTGGCCGACAACTGCACTGGCCTGCAGGGCTTCCTGGTCTTCAACGCCGTTGGTGGTGGAACCGGGTCTGGGCTTGGGTCGCTCCTCCTTGAGCGCCTGTCCGTGGACTATGGAAAGAAGTCCAAGCTCGGGTTCACCGTGTACCCATCCCCTCAGGTGTCGACCTCTGTGGTCGAGCCCTACAACAGTGTGCTGTCCACCCACTCCCTGCTGGAGCACACCGATGTCTCCATCCTGCTCGACAACGAGGCCATCTACGACATCTGCAGGCGCTCCCTGGACATCGAGAGGCCCACCTACACCAACCTGAACCGCCTCGTCTCTCAG GTGATCTCATCCCTGACCACCTCCCTGAGGTTCGACGGTGCCCTGAACGTGGATGTGACTGAGTTCCAGACCAACCTGGTCCCATACCCGAGGATCCACTTCATGCTCTCGTCCTATGCGCCGGTCATCTCGGCCGAGAAGGCGTACCACGAGCAGCTGTCGGTGTCTGAGATCACCAACAGCGCGTTCGAGCCGTCGTCCATGATGGCCAAGTGCGACCCGCGCCACGGCAAGTACATGGCGTGCTGCCTCATGTACCGGGGCGACGTGGTGCCCAAGGACGTGAACGCGGCGGTGGCCACCATCAAGACCAAGCGCACCATCCAGTTCGTGGACTGGTGCCCCACGGGGTTCAAGTGCGGCATCAACTACCAGCCGCCCACCGTGGTGCCTGGCGGCGACCTGGCCAAGGTGCAGAGGGCCGTCTGCATGATCTCCAACTCCACCAGCGTCGTCGAGGTCTTCTCCCGCATCGACCACAAGTTCGACCTCATGTACGCCAAGCGCGCCTTCGTGCACTGGTATGTGGGCGAGGGCATGGAGGAGGGCGAGTTCTCCGAGGCCCGTGAGGACCTGGCTGCCCTGGAGAAGGACTACGAGGAGGTCGGCGCTGAGGGTGGCGACGATGAGGatggcgaggaggacgacgactactGA
- the LOC119303317 gene encoding F-box/FBD/LRR-repeat protein At5g56420-like isoform X2, which produces MELNNVDSPVQQPEEEDRLSALTDDILLSIITRIDLITAARTSVLSTRWRLLPWLLPELNIDVKDFLPVPHPDPIDANDMHDAMVTLTKAVRSFFDKPRRESTLTNLQLKIYSINTFSSDIGPLVCGAIDSGLLKDLDLAILDETKPRDCDDPHMLRLANDTDHFFNAYPSVFHCLTRLSLHNVCFYKLDMHHLLFDRCTQLKYLRLFHCDAGRGFLSKIDAPNSELRVLDLDTCCFGRLELVCLPKLEKLHWDTWESEDAPLSFDSVPSLRELHLANGPELHQNVIKLNELLRGTMGIHTLTLDFMGENVSAS; this is translated from the exons ATGGAGCTAAATAATGTTGATTCACCCGTTCAA CAACCAGAGGAGGAAGACAGACTCAGCGCGCTGACTGATGATATTTTGCTGTCTATCATAACCAGAATCGACCTAATTACAGCTGCAAGGACAAGTGTGCTCTCAACACGATGGAGACTTCTCCCTTGGTTGCTGCCTGAGCTCAACATTGATGTCAAGGATTTCCTGCCTGTTCCTCACCCGGACCCAATCGATGCAAATGACATGCATGACGCGATGGTGACCCTAACCAAAGCAGTCAGGAGCTTCTTTGATAAGCCTCGGAGAGAATCAACCCTCACAAACCTGCAGCTCAAGATCTACTCGATCAACACCTTCTCAAGCGACATCGGCCCGCTAGTGTGCGGCGCGATTGACAGCGGCTTACTGAAAGATTTGGACCTTGCGATCCTCGATGAGACGAAGCCGCGCGACTGTGATGATCCTCATATGCTACGGCTTGCCAACGACACGGATCATTTCTTCAATGCCTACCCTAGTGTGTTCCATTGCCTCACAAGGCTTTCTCTCCACaatgtgtgcttttacaagttgGACATGCACCATCTCCTGTTTGACCGTTGCACACAATTGAAGTATCTAAGACTCTTTCATTGTGACGCTGGTCGTGGCTTTCTGTCGAAGATAGATGCACCAAACTCAGAACTCCGTGTTCTGGACCTCGACACGTGTTGCTTTGGGAGGCTTGAGCTGGTCTGCCTTCCGAAACTGGAGAAACTTCATTGGGATACTTGGGAATCTGAAGACGCGCCCTTGTCTTTTGATTCTGTTCCCTCTCTCCGCGAATTACACCTTGCAAATGGGCCCGAACTTCATCAGAATGTGATTAAATTAAATGAACTTCTACGTGGCACCATGGGCATACATACTCTAACACTGGATTTTATGGGAGAAAATGTAAGTGCTAGTTGA
- the LOC119303317 gene encoding F-box/FBD/LRR-repeat protein At5g56420-like isoform X1, translated as MELNNVDSPVQVRINQPEEEDRLSALTDDILLSIITRIDLITAARTSVLSTRWRLLPWLLPELNIDVKDFLPVPHPDPIDANDMHDAMVTLTKAVRSFFDKPRRESTLTNLQLKIYSINTFSSDIGPLVCGAIDSGLLKDLDLAILDETKPRDCDDPHMLRLANDTDHFFNAYPSVFHCLTRLSLHNVCFYKLDMHHLLFDRCTQLKYLRLFHCDAGRGFLSKIDAPNSELRVLDLDTCCFGRLELVCLPKLEKLHWDTWESEDAPLSFDSVPSLRELHLANGPELHQNVIKLNELLRGTMGIHTLTLDFMGENVSAS; from the exons ATGGAGCTAAATAATGTTGATTCACCCGTTCAAGTAAGAATAAAT CAACCAGAGGAGGAAGACAGACTCAGCGCGCTGACTGATGATATTTTGCTGTCTATCATAACCAGAATCGACCTAATTACAGCTGCAAGGACAAGTGTGCTCTCAACACGATGGAGACTTCTCCCTTGGTTGCTGCCTGAGCTCAACATTGATGTCAAGGATTTCCTGCCTGTTCCTCACCCGGACCCAATCGATGCAAATGACATGCATGACGCGATGGTGACCCTAACCAAAGCAGTCAGGAGCTTCTTTGATAAGCCTCGGAGAGAATCAACCCTCACAAACCTGCAGCTCAAGATCTACTCGATCAACACCTTCTCAAGCGACATCGGCCCGCTAGTGTGCGGCGCGATTGACAGCGGCTTACTGAAAGATTTGGACCTTGCGATCCTCGATGAGACGAAGCCGCGCGACTGTGATGATCCTCATATGCTACGGCTTGCCAACGACACGGATCATTTCTTCAATGCCTACCCTAGTGTGTTCCATTGCCTCACAAGGCTTTCTCTCCACaatgtgtgcttttacaagttgGACATGCACCATCTCCTGTTTGACCGTTGCACACAATTGAAGTATCTAAGACTCTTTCATTGTGACGCTGGTCGTGGCTTTCTGTCGAAGATAGATGCACCAAACTCAGAACTCCGTGTTCTGGACCTCGACACGTGTTGCTTTGGGAGGCTTGAGCTGGTCTGCCTTCCGAAACTGGAGAAACTTCATTGGGATACTTGGGAATCTGAAGACGCGCCCTTGTCTTTTGATTCTGTTCCCTCTCTCCGCGAATTACACCTTGCAAATGGGCCCGAACTTCATCAGAATGTGATTAAATTAAATGAACTTCTACGTGGCACCATGGGCATACATACTCTAACACTGGATTTTATGGGAGAAAATGTAAGTGCTAGTTGA
- the LOC119300122 gene encoding uncharacterized protein LOC119300122: MELSHQLWMQPEMKELSSAFSKLRMLSILGIFIEFDLIWTTALLEAAPSVEILQIQVYDHLCDIDGQVRLRSFPERRSPQWEMDCRGSKNLLLRELQIIWFKPLKQQLAFTRAMLERAPNLQKIILRDESCEACDDLGQPPPCSCAERLFPESKDEQERVVRRITDGAIFSGQVIFEDRKKL; this comes from the exons ATGGAGCTCTCTCACCAA CTTTGGATGCAACCTGAAATGAAGGAACTCAGCTCTGCATTCAGCAAGCTAAGGATGCTGTCCATACTAGGTATCTTTATTGAATTCGACCTTATATGGACGACAGCCCTTCTTGAGGCAGCCCCCTCTGTTGAAATATTACAAATTCAG GTATATGACCATTTATGCGATATCGATGGCCAGGTCAGACTGCGGTCCTTCCCTGAAAGAAGGAGCCCTCAGTGGGAGATGGACTGCCGCGGCTCCAAGAACCTTCTACTGAGAGAGCTCCAAATTATTTGGTTTAAGCCGCTAAAGCAGCAGCTGGCATTCACAAGGGCTATGCTGGAGCGAGCACCCAATTTgcagaaaataattttgagagatgaGTCATGTGAGGCATGTGATGACCTTGGGCAGCCGCCGCCTTGTTCTTGTGCAGAGCGTCTTTTTCCAGAGAGCAAGGATGAGCAGGAAAGGGTGGTCAGGCGAATTACAGATGGTGCGATCTTCTCAGGCCAAGTAATTTTTGAGGATCGTAAGAAGCTGTAG
- the LOC119303318 gene encoding pectin acetylesterase 9-like isoform X2, translating to MARRRVRTWAAAVATGVLVVVVATASAAAAAGAEEKLMVEMTLVPGAASTGAVCLDGSPPAYHLHQGSGAGARGWLLQFEGGGWCNDARSCAQRARTSLGSSSLMNKLDTFSGLLSNDPAMNPDFYNWNRVKMRYCDGGSFTGNSEFRNGSSVIYMRGQRIWDAIITDLFQKGLAKAEKVLLSGCSAGGLATFFHCDDLEERLRGTAMVKCMSDAGFFLDVDDISGRNTVRSFFNGVVDFQGVQKNLNKNCSDSTVKSYQCFFPQYALRSIRAPYFILNSAYDVYQA from the exons ATGGCGCGGCGGCGGGTCCGGACGTGGGCTGCAGCCGTCGCCACGGGTgtgctcgtcgtcgtcgtcgctactgcttctgctgcggcggcggcgggggccgaGGAGAAGCTGATGGTGGAAATGACCCTCGTCCCGGGCGCCGCGTCGACGGGAGCAG TGTGCCTCGACGGGAGCCCGCCGGCGTACCACCTCCACCAGGgctccggcgccggcgctcgcgGCTGGCTGCTCCAGTTCGAGGGCGGCGGTTGGTGCAACGACGCGCGGTCGTGCGCCCAGAGAGCCCGCACTTCACTAGGTTCCAGCAGCCTCATGAACAAGCTCGACACGTTCTCCGGATTGCTCAGCAACGATCCCGCCATGAACCCTG ATTTTTACAATTGGAATCGAGTGAAAATGCGATACTGCGATGGCGGCTCCTTCACAGGCAATTCAGAGTTCAGAAATGGT TCTTCAGTCATCTACATGAGAGGCCAGAGGATATGGGATGCAATCATCACAGATCTCTTCCAGAAAGGCCTTGCGAAAGCCGAAAAG GTGCTGCTCTCAGGCTGCTCAGCAGGAGGTCTAGCTACATTCTTCCACTGCGACGACCTCGAGGAGCGTCTCCGAGGCACTGCCATGGTGAAATGCATGAGCGATGCAGGGTTTTTCCTTGATGT GGACGATATTTCCGGCCGCAACACCGTCAGGTCTTTCTTCAACGGGGTAGTCGATTTCCAG GGGGTTCAGAAGAATTTGAACAAAAACTGTTCGGATTCAACAGTAAAATCTTATCAG TGCTTCTTCCCGCAATATGCGCTTCGGAGCATCAGAGCCCCCTATTTCATCTTGAATTCAGCTTACGACGTATATCAG